The proteins below come from a single Cryptococcus gattii WM276 chromosome D, complete sequence genomic window:
- a CDS encoding Transferase, putative (Similar to TIGR gene model, INSD accession AAW43127.1) yields MWEVIYYLNLTLYTVLLLSISFVAVLIAVVCSLTGRRLNTNYYVARTFYHVAGPILGWKFKVEGEQYLWELSGEHGGGKAGEKGRSMVMVGNHQSFVDILYLGRIFPKHAAIMAKKSLQWIPGLGWFMMMSGTVFINRSNNKSAIASLQQAGEEMKRKRISLWIFPEGTRHNSPELELLKFKKGAFYLAVQAGVPIVPVVCENYNHLFNGKSHFRRGTLRIKVLPPIPTAGLSTADVPKLIEKTRNAMLQTLQEISTPSPATSQTGSPDPLLGRSGRGREEYYTSGSPVPPEGVSSTVEIGAEEEAEAAVEDAVGREEADNGERHAPVFSQNDRGDETMTTAENVQKSSPKRLAIAMVSDFFFPIIGGVEGHIYSLSVELMRRGHKVIVITHSHPDRSGVHYLSPSLKIYYLPYLPIASSASLPNFLLFLPYFRRIILSENIQLVHGHGALSSLAHEAVLHAPLLGVKAVFTDHSLFGFGDAVGVLTNKLLGAALRCVDEVICVSNTGRENTVLRAQLDPSIVSVIPNALEAEHFKPDPSRADPDWITIVVISRLVHRKGIDLLISSAPQICALFPKVRFIVGGDGPKMVELEQMREKYELQGRIELLGRVNPGDVRDVLTKGQIYLSNSLTEAFGISIIEAASAGLFVVATKVGGVPEILPQDMIEFCRADEDDVIRALTHAIHTIQSLRHSPWSAHIRVRDMYSWSRVASRAEIVYLRAMSRPHREIGERMKRYLELGPVFGIVMCCILAVEHYFFWLLEWWNPRDKIQQVVKFQDVERFEDGGKKEGKQVRIEQ; encoded by the exons ATGTGGGAGGTCATATACTACCTCAATCTCACCCTCTACACCGTActcctcctctccatctcctttGTCGCAGTCCTCATCGCCGTAGTATGCTCACTTACAGGCCGCAGACTCAACACAAACTACTATGTAGCCCGTACCTTTTATCACGTGGCAGGCCCCATACTCGGATGGAAATTCAAGGTCGAAGGAGAGCAGTATCTCTGGGAGCTTAGCGGAGAGCACGGCGGCGGGAAGGCGGGCGAAAAGGGTAGGAGTATGGTCATGGTCGGCAATCATCAGAG CTTCGTCGACATTCTTTATTTGGGAAGGATCTTCCCCAAACATGCCGCTATCATGGCCAAAAAGTCCCTTCAGTGGATTCCAGGGCTTGGATGGTTTA TGATGATGTCCGGCACTGTCTTCATCAACCGTTCCAACAACAAGTCGGCCATTGCTTCCCTTCAACAAGCTGGCGAAGAAATGAAGCGAAAGAGG ATTTCACTTTGGATCTTCCCCGAAGGCACACGACACAACAGCCCCGAGCTCGAGCTTTTGAAATTCAAGAAGGGCGCTTTCTACCTTGCTGTTCAGG CTGGCGTACCTATCGTTCCTGTCGTCTGCGAGAATTACAACCATCTTTTCAACGGTAAATCCCACTTTCGTCGCGGAACGCTTCGCATCAAAG TTCTACCCCCTATCCCGACCGCCGGGCTCAGCACTGCTGATGTACCCAAGCTCATCGAAAAGACGCGGAATGCCATGCTTCAGACTCTTCAAGAAATCTCCACGCCGTCCCCAGCTACATCTCAGACCGGTTCACCTGACCCTTTACTGGGCAGGTCAGGGCggggaagagaagagtATTACACTTCAGGCTCGCCTGTGCCTCCCGAGGGCGTATCATCCACAGTTGAAATAGGcgcagaagaagaggccGAGGCTGCCGTAGAGGACGCTGTCGGTCGAGAGGAAGCCGACAATGGAGAGAGGCACGCACCTGTCTTTAGCCAAAACGATAGAGGGGATGAGACCATGACGACTGCCGAAAACGTTCAAAAGAGTTCGCCTAAGCGATTAGCTATAGC GATGGTTTCGgatttcttttttcccaTTATTGGTGGTGTCGAAGGACATATATACTCTCTAAGTGTGGAACTGATGCGCCGTGGGCATAAA GTTATCGTGATAACACATTCCCACCCGGATCGATCGGGGGTCCATTATCTTTCGCCTTCACTCAAAATCTACTATCTTCCCTACCTTCCTATCGCCTCCTCCGCATCACTGCCGaatttccttctttttctaCCATATTTTCGCCGCATTATTCTCTCTGAAAACATTCAACTCGTCCACGGTCACGGCGCGCTCTCCAGTCTTGCTCATGAGGCTGTGCTTCATGCGCCATTACTGGGAGTCAAGGCTGTTTTTACCGACCACAGTCTGTTTGGATTCGGAGATGCAGTAGGGGTTTTGACAAACAAACTGTTGGGCGCTGCCTTGAGATGTGTCGACGAGGTTATCTGCGTCAGCAATACAGG ACGAGAAAACACGGTACTGAGAGCTCAGCTTGATCCTTCTATCGTGTCAGTCATACCTAATGCTCTTGAAGCAGAACATTTCAAGCCAGACCCTTCTCGTGCTGATCCCGATTGGA TTACAATAGTAGTCATTTCTCGTTTAGTCCATCGCAAAGGAATAGACCTTCTCATTTCTTCTGCGCCTCAAATATGTGCGCTCTTCCCAAAGGTTCGTTTCATCGTCGGCGGAGATGGGCCCAAGATGGTGGAGTTGGAGCAGATGAGAGAGAAGTATGAGCTTCAAGGAAGAATTGAGCTGCTGGGTCGAGTAAATCCAGGAGATGTTCGTGAT GTTCTCACAAAGGGTCAAATATACTTGAGCAACTCTTTGACAGAAGCTTTTGGTATCTCCATCATCGAAGCAGCATCCGCAGGTCTTTTCGTAGTGGCTACCAAGGTCGGAGGCGTACCTGAAATTCTACCTCAAGATATGATAGAATTTTGTCGGGCTGACGAGGATG ATGTCATTCGAGCGCTCACTCACGCGATCCACACCATACAATCCTTAAGGCACTCACCATGGTCAGCTCATATCCGAGTACGTGACATGTACTCTTGGTCTCGTGTCGCCTCCCGGGCAGAAATTGTTTATCTGCGAGCGATGTCTCGACCTCACAGAGAAATAGGtgagaggatgaagaggtATCTTGAACTCGGCCCAGTATTTGGGATTGTGATGTGTTGTATACTGGCTGTTGAACATTATTTTTTCTGGCTCCTCGAATGGTGGAATCCCCGGGACAAAATTCAACAAGTGGTCAAGTTTCAAGACGTTGAAAGGTTCGAGGATGGCgggaagaaagagggaAAACAAGTCAGGATAGAACAATAA
- a CDS encoding Allantoicase, putative (Similar to TIGR gene model, INSD accession AAW43136.1): protein MPAPQQIPLEEFDSSIKSNYVEVSSAALGGEVVACSDDFFASRHNLIKATPSVSMKGQFGPNGALYDGWESRRHNPAYDWVIIRLATPLTSLHYVDIDTSHFNGNEAPQSQVFALSLPSDGSTPKWTQGNPGWVEVLPVVDLGPNSRHIFEVGKVGKEGKWGAVMVNMMPDGGMARFRAYGLPQAPSLPKSLPANYQSLEPTNLLSPLIGGRIISCSDAQFSPPGNLLLPGRGVDMSDGWETKRSQEKRGKYAPGGPLAGQERKEWAVAKLGVPGIVRWVEVDTAFHPGNYPMACAVEATLSSDEDLSTASWTTIVRKTPCGAHRQHYLPLEPNVPPTKAFSHIRYSVFPDGGTKRVRIFGHPLDPTSPDAQGAVEKAKLEPMIIPALPLTPEAFKPYGQVVQGFSLPTSAPKGIHVNIANQGTAFKFHRLAKPAESYAPGLLQKGGIHVGAVKASSKMDIKNGKRIKVELLERHRHTSQAFVPMGAEPGKEGKQGAFVVVAALNGPDDKPDLSTVRAFLATAAQGVSYDEGIWHHSLLTVGGDLNYAIVEAQMSVPNEIRDCEKVVPPSELHVEVPPYPFAQSSTASISATPVVGHQTNGVLPSLASFLPGKALKPVPITPENFAPFGHLITTTPSSSHTDTERAPDGLTVKHNRLAPVISTYPEETGAVTGIAVFRATKKVGLERGKVFDVRYMERHPYTSQTFVPMGKGEWPGHGEAALPSGGEFLVIVAKNGPDDRPDPSTLQSFLLPAHQGLSYSPGTWHHPVLVLDSTLDLMCVETQIATGVHDTDGRDCELLSWEGEKVFGRVAVPE from the exons ATGCCCGCCCCACAGCAGATCCCATTGGAAGAGTTTGACTCTAGTATCAAGTCCAACTATGTCG AGGTCTCTTCTGCTGCCCTCGGCGGTGAGGTTGTTGCATGCTCAGACGATTTCTTTGCCTCTCGCCACAACTTAATCAAGGCCACT CCGTCTGTATCCATGAAAGGTCAATTCGGGCCGAATGGTGCGCTTTACGACGGCTGGGAATCAAGGAGGCATAATCCTGCTTACGATTG GGTCATTATCCGCCTCGCCACCCCTCTCACCTCATTGCATTATGTTGACATTGACACTTCTCACTTCAATGGTAACGAAGCCCCCCAGTCCCAAGTGTTTGCTCTTTCGTTGCCCTCCGACGGATCCACTCCAAAGTGGACCCAAGGTAATCCTGGTTGGGTCGAAGTCCTGCCAGTGGTGGATTTAGGACCGAACAGCAGGCATATCTTCGAAGTTGGAAAGGTTGGCAAGGAGGGGAAATGGGGCGCCGTAATGGTTAATATGATGCCGGATGGTGGAATG GCCCGATTCAGAGCTTACGGTCTTCCGCAAGCCCCTTCTCTCCCAAAGTCTCTTCCGGCCAACTATCAGTCGCTTGAACCCACCAACCTGCTGTCTCCTCTCATTGGCGGTCGCATCATTTCATGCTCTGATGCTCAGTTCTCTCCTCCAGGCAACCTTCTCCTCCCAGGTCGTGGAGTGGACATGTCTGATGGGTGGGAAACTAAGCGTAGTCAGGAGAAGCGGGGCAAGTACGCACCCGGCGGCCCTCTAGCTGGCcaagaaaggaaagaatGGGCGGTAGCGAAATTGGGTGTCCCAGGTATTGTGAGATGGGTTGAAGTGGACACCGCGTTCCACCCTGGTAATTACCCCATG GCTTGTGCAGTCGAGGCAACACTTTCCTCGGATGAAGACCTCTCAACTGCATCGTGGACCACTATTGTCCGTAAAACCCCTTGTGGAGCCCATCGTCAGCATTACCTCCCCCTCGAGCCCAACGTCCCTCCCACTAAGGCCTTTTCCCACATTCGATACTCGGTGTTCCCTGATGGCGGCACTAAGCGCGTCAGGATCTTCGGGCACCCTCTCGATCCTACCTCTCCTGACGCCCAAGGGGCTGTAGAAAAAGCCAAGCTTGAGCCTATGATCATTCCCGCTCTGCCCCTTACCCCGGAGGCTTTCAAGCCTTATGGCCAAGTTGTTCAAGGCTTTTCCTTGCCCACTTCCGCACCCAAGGGTATCCACGTCAACATTGCGAATCAAGGTACAGCGTTCAAATTTCACCGCCTTGCTAAACCAGCCGAATCCTATGCTCCCGGCCTTCTTCAAAAAGGCGGAATTCATGTTGGCGCGGTCAAGGCTAGCAGCAAGATGGATATCAAAAATGGGAAGAGGATCAAAGTTGAACTTTTGGAAAGACACCGACATACATCCCAAGCCTTTGTGCCCATGGGAGCCGAACCCGGGAAGGAGGGCAAACAGGGCGCATTCGTAGTGGTTGCAGCTCTGAATGGACCTGACGATAAGCCCGACCTTAGCACAGTCCGGGCATTCTTGGCCACGGCGGCTCAGGGCGTCAGCTATGATGAGGGTATTTGGC ATCACTCCTTATTGACCGTTGGCGGA GATCTCAATTATGCCATTGTTGAAGCGCAAATGTCTGTCCCCAATGAGATCCGAGACTGCGAAAAGGTCGTTCCGCCATCCGAGCTTCATGTTGAAGTTCCTCCATACCCTTTCGCTCAGTCTTCTACCGCTTCCATTTCTGCCACACCCGTTGTTGGTCACCAGACAAACGGTGTTCTCCCTTCCTTAGCTTCCTTTTTGCCTGGAAAGGCTCTTAAGCCAGTCCCCATCACTCCTGAGAACTTTGCGCCTTTTGGTCATTTGATCACAACGACcccttcatcttcccatACTGACACCGAGCGTGCTCCTGATGGGTTGACAGTTAAGCACAACCGTCTGGCCCCTGTAATCTCTACTTATCCCGAGGAGACTGGTGCAGTTACCGGGATTGCTGTGTTTAGGGCTACGAAGAAAGTTGGCTTGGAAAGGGGTAAAGTTTTTGATGTGCGATACATGGAAAGGCACCCTTATACCAGTCAGACGTTCGTTCCCATGGGCAAGGGCGAG TGGCCCGGTCATGGCGAGGCTGCACTTCCTTCTGGAGGCGAGTTCCTTGTCATTGTTGCCAAGAACGGCCCCGACGACCGCCCCGACCCGTCTACCCTTCAatctttccttcttccgGCTCACCAAGGCCTTTCTTACTCGCCGGGAACATGGCACCATCCAGTCTTGGTGTTGGACTCAACATTGGATCTCATGTGTGTTGAGACTCAGATTGCTACTGGCGTGCATGATACGGATGGAAGGGATTGCGAACTTTTGAGCTGGGAGGGTGAAAAAGTGTTTGGTAGGGTCGCCGTCCCCGAGTAA